One Fibrobacter sp. UWB16 DNA window includes the following coding sequences:
- a CDS encoding MetQ/NlpA family ABC transporter substrate-binding protein, whose translation MNISKIILSVAFAAIATFSAEVIKVGATPEPHASILNLVKDDLAKAGYELKVVEFTDYVTPNEALESGELDANYFQHLPYLESFNKEKGTHLVNAGGIHVEPFALYPSKNSKKKVKSLADLKKGATIAIPNDPTNEGRALLLLQAAGLIKLDPKSGITATPIDITENPKKLKFKELEAASLPRILQDVDAAAINGNYAIPAGLNASSHGLFVENASSPYVNVIAVKAGNEKSAKIQALVNALKSEKVKNWIKGKYTKGEVVPVF comes from the coding sequence ATGAATATCAGTAAGATTATTTTGTCTGTTGCTTTTGCCGCTATTGCTACGTTTTCTGCCGAAGTCATCAAGGTTGGTGCGACTCCGGAGCCGCATGCTTCCATCTTGAACTTGGTTAAGGATGACCTTGCCAAGGCGGGCTATGAACTCAAGGTTGTTGAGTTCACAGATTACGTGACTCCGAACGAGGCGCTGGAATCTGGCGAATTAGATGCCAATTACTTCCAGCATTTGCCTTACCTCGAAAGTTTCAATAAAGAAAAGGGAACGCATCTTGTGAATGCGGGCGGCATTCATGTGGAACCTTTCGCACTTTATCCGTCGAAGAATTCCAAGAAAAAGGTCAAATCGCTTGCAGATTTGAAGAAAGGTGCAACGATTGCGATTCCGAACGACCCGACCAACGAAGGGCGCGCCTTGCTTTTGTTGCAGGCTGCTGGCCTTATTAAGCTTGATCCAAAGTCTGGCATCACTGCAACTCCCATTGATATTACCGAGAATCCGAAAAAGCTGAAGTTCAAGGAACTGGAGGCTGCTTCGCTCCCGCGCATTTTGCAGGATGTGGATGCGGCCGCCATCAACGGCAACTATGCGATTCCGGCAGGTCTTAATGCATCGTCTCATGGTTTGTTTGTTGAAAATGCGAGTTCGCCTTACGTGAATGTTATTGCGGTCAAGGCGGGTAACGAGAAGTCTGCAAAGATTCAGGCCTTGGTGAACGCCCTCAAGAGCGAAAAGGTCAAGAATTGGATTAAGGGCAAGTACACCAAGGGCGAAGTGGTTCCCGTTTTTTAG
- a CDS encoding zinc ribbon domain-containing protein, protein MEVREVLLKLRSNQNLTQDQMAERLHVTRQAVSRWETGETQPNTEMLKVISREFDVSINTLLGAPRQLFCQCCGMPLSEDSMISRELNGEFNEDYCKWCYTDGKFVYNDKSVLLDFLLSHMPNPDNTPDAERRAFFDKHLSQLKHWKQA, encoded by the coding sequence ATGGAAGTACGAGAAGTTTTGCTTAAGTTGCGCTCGAATCAAAACCTGACCCAGGACCAGATGGCCGAACGCTTGCATGTAACGCGCCAAGCTGTGAGCCGCTGGGAAACTGGCGAAACCCAGCCGAATACCGAAATGCTCAAAGTCATCTCCCGTGAATTCGACGTGTCCATCAACACGTTACTCGGCGCTCCGCGCCAACTCTTCTGCCAATGCTGCGGAATGCCTCTCAGCGAAGATTCCATGATCAGCCGTGAACTGAACGGCGAATTCAACGAAGATTATTGCAAGTGGTGCTATACCGACGGTAAGTTTGTTTACAACGACAAGTCGGTCCTCCTCGATTTTCTGCTTTCGCACATGCCCAATCCCGACAATACTCCCGATGCAGAACGCCGCGCCTTTTTCGACAAACACCTCTCGCAACTAAAGCATTGGAAACAAGCGTAA
- the alaS gene encoding alanine--tRNA ligase, translating into MSEKMTSAQVRESFIKFFESKGHLFVRSSPVVPHDDPTLMFTNAGMNQFKAIFLGDNPKGWKRVCNSQKCLRVSGKHNDLDVVGRDNYHHTFFEMLGNWSFGDYYKKEAISWAWELLTEVWKLPKERLFATVYQDDDEAWQIWKDVSGLPDDRIMRFDAHSNFWEMGDTGPCGPCSEIHYDRGDLATQAETFKDPIKGVNGENDRYIEIWNNVFMQYERVSDGSLIPLKAKNVDTGMGFERICAILQGKTSNYDTDVFTPIIAKIAELSGVPYNDGEAGTPHRVIADHIRAISFAIADGALPSNEGRGYVLRRILRRASRFARLLGQKKPFICQLVQVLADTMGDAFPEIRERKEFVASVIKSEEESFIRTLDAGLERFAAISAELKKGDKIPGDKVFLLYDTYGFPPDLTGILAEEKGLLIDEEGYEKCMNEQKERARANMKQGINTMGTEGWTQYSEASTNFVGYELSACETKVVRWREDKGVLSIVLETSPFYAEMGGQVGDKGTLVSADLEIQVFDTVKVNDTALCRGKVVKGDANEKTMGAVFMATVDNDRRADIRKNHSATHLLQAALREVLGTHVQQQGSFVSNELLRFDFSHFNAMTTEEIQKVEDIVNAKIMECLPVHTDVMDVDEAKASGAMALFGEKYGDKVRVVKMGDAGVEFSRELCGGLHVQNTGNIGMVKIVSESSVSAGVRRIEAVSGRGALSLLRAGTQILTALREQLRCKDAEVLDRIQQTFAKTQNLEKSLQSVKLELATLAAAELLNGGINVMGVNLYVRELSLPDEKYKNLLDGVQNKLDVDSVAVIANKDNGSGSIAVMVGKNVQAKGIKAGDIVKDLAKACNGKGGGRPDRAQAGTREPEKIAEAIANANNWIRAKLGA; encoded by the coding sequence GCCGGTGGTTCCGCATGACGACCCGACGCTCATGTTCACGAACGCGGGCATGAACCAGTTCAAGGCAATTTTCCTTGGCGACAATCCGAAGGGTTGGAAGCGCGTATGCAACAGCCAGAAGTGTCTCCGCGTGTCCGGCAAGCACAACGACCTCGACGTCGTGGGCCGCGACAACTACCACCACACCTTCTTCGAAATGCTCGGCAACTGGAGCTTCGGTGACTATTATAAGAAGGAAGCTATTTCTTGGGCCTGGGAACTCTTGACCGAAGTGTGGAAACTCCCGAAGGAACGCCTGTTCGCAACTGTCTATCAGGATGATGACGAAGCCTGGCAGATTTGGAAGGACGTGTCCGGTCTTCCGGATGACCGCATCATGCGTTTTGATGCACACTCCAACTTCTGGGAAATGGGCGACACCGGTCCGTGCGGTCCTTGCTCCGAAATCCATTACGATCGCGGCGACCTCGCTACGCAGGCCGAAACGTTCAAGGACCCGATCAAGGGCGTGAACGGCGAAAACGACCGCTACATTGAAATTTGGAATAACGTGTTCATGCAGTATGAACGCGTGAGCGACGGCTCCCTCATTCCGCTCAAGGCCAAGAACGTCGATACCGGTATGGGTTTCGAACGTATCTGCGCTATTCTTCAGGGCAAGACCAGCAACTACGATACCGACGTGTTCACCCCGATTATCGCAAAGATCGCTGAACTCTCTGGCGTTCCGTACAACGATGGCGAAGCCGGCACCCCGCACCGCGTGATTGCCGACCACATCCGCGCTATTTCGTTTGCAATTGCTGATGGCGCTCTCCCGTCTAACGAAGGCCGTGGCTACGTGCTCCGCCGCATCCTCCGCCGTGCTAGCCGCTTTGCCCGCCTCCTCGGTCAGAAGAAGCCGTTCATTTGCCAGCTCGTTCAGGTGCTCGCCGACACGATGGGCGATGCCTTCCCGGAAATCCGTGAACGCAAGGAATTTGTTGCTAGCGTGATTAAGAGCGAAGAAGAAAGCTTTATCCGTACGCTCGACGCTGGTCTCGAACGCTTCGCCGCTATCTCTGCCGAACTCAAGAAGGGCGACAAGATTCCGGGCGACAAGGTGTTCTTGCTCTATGATACTTATGGATTCCCGCCGGACCTCACTGGCATTCTCGCCGAAGAAAAGGGCCTCCTCATTGATGAAGAAGGCTATGAAAAGTGCATGAATGAACAGAAGGAACGCGCCCGCGCTAACATGAAGCAGGGCATCAACACGATGGGTACCGAAGGCTGGACGCAGTACAGCGAAGCTAGCACAAACTTTGTCGGTTATGAACTCTCCGCTTGCGAAACGAAGGTTGTCCGCTGGCGCGAAGACAAGGGCGTGCTCTCCATCGTCCTCGAAACCTCTCCGTTCTACGCCGAAATGGGTGGCCAGGTTGGTGACAAGGGAACGCTCGTTTCTGCCGACCTCGAAATCCAGGTGTTCGACACCGTGAAGGTGAACGATACTGCTCTCTGCCGTGGTAAGGTTGTGAAGGGCGATGCTAACGAAAAAACGATGGGCGCCGTGTTCATGGCTACTGTCGATAACGATCGTCGCGCTGACATCCGCAAGAACCACTCCGCAACGCACTTGCTCCAAGCCGCTCTCCGTGAAGTGCTTGGTACTCACGTGCAGCAGCAGGGTAGCTTCGTTTCGAACGAACTCCTCCGCTTCGACTTCAGCCACTTCAACGCCATGACCACTGAAGAAATCCAGAAGGTCGAAGACATCGTGAACGCCAAGATCATGGAATGCTTGCCGGTTCACACCGACGTGATGGACGTCGATGAAGCTAAGGCTAGCGGTGCTATGGCTCTGTTCGGCGAAAAGTATGGCGACAAGGTCCGCGTCGTGAAAATGGGTGACGCTGGCGTCGAATTCTCCCGCGAACTTTGCGGTGGCTTGCATGTGCAGAACACCGGTAACATCGGCATGGTGAAGATCGTTTCTGAATCTAGCGTGTCCGCAGGCGTGCGCCGTATCGAAGCCGTTTCTGGCCGTGGCGCCTTGAGCCTCCTCCGTGCTGGTACGCAGATCCTCACGGCTCTCCGTGAACAGCTCCGCTGCAAGGATGCCGAAGTTCTCGACCGCATTCAGCAGACGTTTGCCAAGACGCAGAACCTCGAAAAGAGCCTCCAGTCCGTGAAGCTTGAACTCGCAACGCTCGCCGCTGCCGAACTCTTGAACGGTGGCATCAACGTGATGGGCGTGAACCTCTACGTTCGCGAACTCTCCTTGCCGGATGAAAAGTACAAGAACTTGCTCGACGGCGTTCAGAACAAGCTTGACGTCGATAGCGTTGCTGTGATTGCGAACAAGGACAATGGTTCCGGTAGCATCGCCGTGATGGTTGGCAAGAACGTTCAGGCCAAGGGCATCAAGGCTGGCGACATCGTCAAGGATCTCGCTAAGGCTTGCAACGGTAAGGGCGGTGGCCGTCCGGACCGCGCTCAGGCTGGTACCCGCGAACCGGAAAAGATTGCCGAAGCTATCGCTAACGCTAACAACTGGATTAGAGCAAAGCTCGGTGCATAA